The following is a genomic window from Adhaeribacter radiodurans.
AAAAGATACTCTACTACCCTTTTTCCCAGAGTTCCGGTCCCGCCGGTTACTAAAATATTTGACATTTTACTTTTTGTAGGTTTAGTATCTGTAATAACCCTTGAAGAGGTAATTCAGAAGATTATTAAACATTCAGAAAGATTTACATCAGCAATCCCCATCTATTTGTATTAGTTTAATTCAACCTTTGTCTTAGCGTTTTGGTAAAACGGGCGGTGCTTTGGTAGTATGTTTGTGCTCTAAAATAATTTGTTTACCGGTTAAGCTTTCCAGTAAAGGCTTCAGAATTTTATCGGCATTTACGGCGGTTTGCTGTAAAATACCTGAGTTTAAAGCTGATTGACGGATGTGTTTTTCAGCAAATTTATAACCTTCGTCAACTAATTCAGCATCCTGAAAGTAGGTATTCTGCATCGCAAAAACTTTAGATTTATTATGATCTACTTTAAAATAGCAGATTTGGGGCTCGGGTAATTTTACGGTAATCACCGAATCGTTAGTGAATGTAATATCCTGAGCGGTAACCTGCCGCAAATCGATACAACCCACAGCTTCGCCGGCTACAATTAACACGCTTTTAGAATTTGGCAGCCACTGCGAAACTTCTTTCTCGTACTCCACTACATCTTTAAAATTATAGCGCACCAGTT
Proteins encoded in this region:
- a CDS encoding DUF4230 domain-containing protein, which translates into the protein MLRYIIRRLIPWILIAIIGFFVWRKLGSSFSTDKATVKITHNTILEKIDDLGNLELVRYNFKDVVEYEKEVSQWLPNSKSVLIVAGEAVGCIDLRQVTAQDITFTNDSVITVKLPEPQICYFKVDHNKSKVFAMQNTYFQDAELVDEGYKFAEKHIRQSALNSGILQQTAVNADKILKPLLESLTGKQIILEHKHTTKAPPVLPKR